From Pusillibacter faecalis, one genomic window encodes:
- a CDS encoding enoyl-CoA hydratase/isomerase family protein, whose translation MDLNFITNHVLFEVREGVAYITLNDPEHLNPVTAEVTQDLVQCLIYCERENEVRAIVFRGAGGNFTAGGNVRGMKDRLDQGINTTKSGIRAGGEFIMRLKTISKPTIAWIEGAVAGVGMSIAMACDFSIAEEAAKMVFAFVNIGFVPDGGAAYMLSKAVGPNQATELLMSGKRFSGAQAKEWGIITEAVPREQLEETVQKYINKYSKGPGVAYAQIKKLLMSVNYQELNACMQNEVDAQYVCSLTADHKEAVTAFVEKRKPVFQGR comes from the coding sequence ATGGATTTAAACTTTATAACGAATCATGTGCTTTTTGAAGTGCGGGAAGGTGTAGCTTATATTACACTGAACGATCCTGAACATCTGAACCCAGTGACCGCCGAGGTAACACAGGACTTAGTCCAGTGCCTGATCTATTGTGAACGCGAAAATGAAGTCCGTGCCATTGTTTTCAGAGGTGCCGGCGGAAATTTTACCGCCGGCGGCAATGTCAGAGGAATGAAAGACCGCTTGGATCAGGGAATTAATACCACGAAAAGCGGTATTCGCGCTGGCGGTGAATTTATCATGCGCCTGAAAACGATCTCCAAACCGACTATCGCATGGATTGAAGGAGCGGTGGCTGGAGTGGGGATGAGCATTGCGATGGCCTGTGACTTCTCAATCGCGGAAGAGGCCGCAAAAATGGTGTTTGCCTTTGTCAATATCGGTTTTGTCCCGGATGGCGGCGCGGCGTACATGCTGAGCAAAGCTGTTGGACCCAATCAAGCCACAGAACTGCTGATGTCCGGAAAACGCTTCAGCGGCGCACAGGCGAAAGAATGGGGGATTATTACAGAAGCTGTGCCGAGGGAACAACTGGAGGAAACCGTTCAAAAGTATATCAACAAATACTCCAAGGGCCCCGGTGTTGCATACGCGCAGATCAAAAAGCTGCTGATGAGTGTGAATTATCAGGAACTGAACGCTTGCATGCAAAATGAGGTGGACGCGCAGTATGTATGCAGTCTCACCGCGGACCACAAAGAGGCGGTTACGGCATTTGTGGAAAAGCGGAAGCCTGTATTTCAGGGACGCTGA
- a CDS encoding MFS transporter, with the protein MSQTLDVHSINRNGILIRGLIILLCAGIINATSVFITPLATYYGWEASAIANVGTTMLTFWPIGSLLGGKLLQKFGGKAVTIIGAIVFGAGLILTGLVPDTAPGLLYFTYSFLIGMGNGITYCGAMYCVMGWFPDKKGLAAGLCMAFNGGSSAFLAPLCAYITAAFNVKVTLFSCGIVCAVICILCGLGMRSAPLGYVPEGYVAPSDGAALSSQYESYPISKAWKTKQFWLQLGAMAFFPSFYLIMFSRFSMFMTDKGIDLAYATLGVSLYNIGNVVGRLLLGKLTDNLGFKKVYMCCWLLCMICGLLLLTGSSVAMILLAYICLGAGFGATNSVYPVMSTTSFGPVYAGNIYGFALLGYMLMTQVIPRITAATIESTGGYTVAFIMAFVLCTLGVICGVLIPKLERPRLKETESV; encoded by the coding sequence ATGTCACAGACTTTAGACGTCCACAGCATCAATAGAAACGGCATCCTGATCCGTGGCTTGATCATTTTGCTTTGCGCCGGTATCATCAACGCCACATCCGTTTTCATCACGCCTCTTGCAACCTATTACGGATGGGAGGCTTCGGCAATCGCAAACGTTGGAACTACCATGCTGACTTTCTGGCCCATTGGCTCTCTGTTGGGCGGTAAGCTGCTGCAGAAGTTCGGCGGAAAAGCGGTGACAATTATTGGCGCTATCGTATTTGGCGCTGGCCTGATTTTAACTGGCTTAGTGCCCGACACAGCTCCTGGCCTGCTGTATTTCACATACAGCTTCCTGATCGGCATGGGCAACGGCATTACCTATTGCGGCGCGATGTACTGTGTCATGGGCTGGTTCCCTGATAAGAAGGGCTTGGCTGCCGGCCTGTGCATGGCGTTCAACGGCGGTTCCTCGGCTTTCCTCGCGCCGCTGTGCGCTTATATCACGGCTGCGTTTAATGTTAAGGTCACTCTGTTCTCTTGCGGTATCGTCTGCGCGGTTATCTGCATTCTCTGCGGCCTTGGGATGCGCTCTGCTCCCCTGGGCTATGTGCCAGAGGGATACGTGGCTCCCAGCGATGGCGCTGCTCTGAGCTCTCAGTATGAAAGCTATCCCATCTCCAAGGCGTGGAAGACGAAGCAGTTCTGGCTGCAGTTGGGCGCGATGGCGTTTTTCCCCTCTTTCTACCTCATTATGTTCTCTCGGTTCTCTATGTTCATGACGGATAAGGGAATTGATCTGGCGTACGCAACCCTTGGTGTTTCACTGTACAACATCGGCAACGTGGTAGGCCGCTTGCTGCTGGGCAAATTGACGGATAATCTTGGATTCAAGAAAGTGTACATGTGCTGCTGGCTCCTGTGCATGATTTGCGGTCTGCTCCTGCTGACGGGCAGCTCGGTGGCAATGATTCTGCTGGCTTACATCTGTCTGGGCGCTGGCTTTGGCGCTACCAACAGCGTTTACCCGGTTATGTCCACTACGTCCTTCGGGCCTGTCTACGCCGGCAATATCTATGGCTTCGCACTGCTGGGCTATATGCTTATGACGCAGGTTATTCCCAGAATAACTGCCGCCACGATTGAGAGCACCGGCGGCTATACCGTGGCGTTCATTATGGCCTTCGTGCTTTGTACACTGGGCGTTATCTGCGGTGTGCTGATTCCCAAGCTGGAGCGTCCTCGCTTGAAGGAAACAGAAAGCGTGTAA
- a CDS encoding GntP family permease, with protein sequence MGVIGCILGFLVVIYLVYKDWSSYLATFFGMCVVVLLTGDSFMTAISETYVSGVYTAIKSFFFMLMFGCVQSYLYRESGAAFTIADAVMNKFLRDNSSDTAKNLTGMIIILVIGALLNLGGIIAGVVIVLMYPIALAVFERCDIPKRFILGVLGAGSYTFTLSIPGSPQVTNVAAMTVLGTGSGVAPIPGLIGGAVEIIVILVLLNLLINRARRKGDHFERHPLDPHMEPDADRPGFILSLIPMIFLFITFNFFNLNIVPCLVLSCLLSIVLFWKWLRAKNLKELLCGATVDSVPMTMNVAAICGFAAVITNSSAFQTMLDAITSINTSPIIICAVVVALMCMLTGGSSTGQLVALPLIAPKLLEMGLNANVIHRVAVFAATTLDSMPYCGSILMLLPMCHMKLKEIYPAMFITTVVATTCGTIAVCVICALFPGLA encoded by the coding sequence ATGGGAGTCATTGGCTGTATCCTTGGTTTTCTTGTTGTGATTTATCTGGTCTATAAGGACTGGTCGTCCTATCTGGCCACATTCTTTGGCATGTGCGTCGTTGTCTTGCTGACTGGAGACAGTTTTATGACGGCCATTTCCGAAACATATGTCAGCGGAGTCTACACTGCGATCAAGAGTTTCTTTTTTATGCTGATGTTTGGTTGCGTACAGTCTTACCTGTACCGGGAAAGCGGCGCAGCCTTCACCATTGCTGACGCAGTCATGAACAAGTTTCTCCGTGATAATTCCAGTGATACCGCAAAGAATCTCACCGGTATGATCATCATTCTGGTGATCGGCGCCCTTTTGAATCTGGGCGGCATCATCGCCGGCGTGGTCATCGTGCTGATGTACCCCATTGCCCTGGCGGTCTTTGAACGTTGTGATATCCCCAAGCGTTTTATTTTGGGCGTTTTAGGCGCAGGCTCCTATACGTTTACCCTCAGTATTCCGGGCAGCCCCCAGGTGACAAACGTTGCCGCTATGACCGTTCTGGGGACAGGTTCCGGTGTGGCGCCTATTCCCGGCCTGATCGGCGGTGCTGTGGAAATTATTGTTATTTTAGTCCTGTTGAACCTTCTGATCAATCGCGCCAGGCGGAAGGGCGATCATTTTGAACGGCATCCGTTGGACCCTCATATGGAACCCGATGCGGATCGTCCTGGCTTTATCCTCTCTCTGATCCCCATGATCTTCCTCTTCATCACTTTCAATTTCTTCAACCTCAATATCGTCCCCTGCCTAGTCCTCAGCTGCCTGCTGTCCATCGTCCTCTTCTGGAAGTGGCTGAGAGCTAAAAACCTCAAGGAACTGCTGTGCGGCGCCACAGTGGACTCTGTTCCAATGACCATGAATGTTGCCGCGATCTGCGGCTTTGCGGCTGTCATCACCAATTCCTCTGCTTTCCAGACCATGCTGGACGCCATCACCAGCATCAACACCTCTCCCATTATCATTTGCGCCGTAGTGGTGGCTCTGATGTGCATGCTCACCGGCGGCTCTTCCACCGGCCAGCTGGTAGCCCTCCCCCTGATCGCTCCCAAGCTTCTGGAAATGGGGCTGAATGCCAATGTCATCCATCGTGTGGCCGTCTTCGCTGCCACAACACTGGACTCCATGCCCTACTGTGGCTCCATCCTCATGCTGCTCCCCATGTGCCACATGAAGTTAAAAGAAATCTATCCGGCCATGTTCATCACAACTGTTGTTGCAACAACCTGCGGTACCATAGCCGTTTGCGTGATATGCGCCCTATTCCCGGGTCTGGCTTGA
- a CDS encoding iron-containing alcohol dehydrogenase, giving the protein MIAFDAYNAPRIIYGEGVSKKVSDLLTSLGVKTVMAVYDEGIKKVGIADAVLTPIREAGFVVEEFGGVTADPPVEMIEEAANLADEKNVDIYVAIGGGGVIDTTKCMAVMHTNPGRLLDYVLGVGKPIPNACPRVIAIPTTSGTGSEVTALSIITDTSTHRKVCVKDVVKMCPYAAYLDPALTVGLPKGLTASTGMDALSHAVEAYLVGRHNEFADMFCENTIRRVVKWLPVAVEDGKNLEARGQMMQAATYGGASFASSTLQAGHAIAHALGGALHVPHGIACAWGLNFAIKHSGKTAEIERMHSLAEYMGVAGEAEMGREELVAACCKVVSDMNRSLKIPTPKTFGIGTKEEMEAAYTACWTNEQGMLGVGGVTDQDELHAYFEEMWAW; this is encoded by the coding sequence ATGATTGCATTTGACGCTTATAATGCACCGCGGATCATCTATGGCGAAGGCGTATCCAAAAAGGTTTCCGACCTGCTGACGAGCTTGGGCGTAAAAACTGTAATGGCCGTTTATGACGAGGGGATCAAAAAGGTCGGCATTGCAGACGCTGTCCTGACTCCCATCCGCGAGGCAGGTTTTGTTGTGGAGGAGTTTGGCGGAGTGACCGCAGATCCCCCAGTAGAGATGATCGAAGAAGCTGCCAATCTGGCTGATGAGAAAAATGTTGACATCTATGTGGCTATTGGCGGCGGCGGTGTCATCGACACGACCAAGTGCATGGCAGTCATGCATACGAATCCCGGCCGCCTGCTGGACTATGTGCTGGGGGTTGGCAAGCCAATTCCCAATGCCTGCCCCCGTGTGATCGCGATTCCCACGACCTCGGGCACCGGCTCTGAGGTGACGGCACTTTCCATCATCACGGATACCAGTACGCATCGCAAGGTCTGCGTGAAGGACGTTGTGAAAATGTGTCCATACGCCGCTTATCTGGACCCTGCGCTGACGGTTGGCTTGCCCAAGGGCCTGACGGCTTCCACCGGCATGGATGCCCTTTCTCACGCTGTGGAGGCTTATCTGGTGGGACGCCACAATGAGTTTGCTGATATGTTCTGCGAGAACACCATCCGCAGAGTTGTTAAATGGCTGCCAGTGGCTGTGGAGGATGGAAAGAATCTGGAAGCACGCGGTCAGATGATGCAGGCGGCTACCTATGGCGGCGCCAGCTTTGCCAGCAGCACGCTGCAGGCCGGACACGCCATTGCGCATGCTCTGGGAGGCGCTCTGCATGTGCCCCACGGCATTGCCTGCGCTTGGGGACTGAATTTTGCCATTAAGCACAGCGGAAAGACGGCGGAAATTGAACGCATGCACTCCCTGGCGGAATATATGGGTGTTGCCGGTGAGGCCGAAATGGGCCGTGAAGAGCTGGTGGCCGCCTGCTGCAAAGTGGTTTCAGACATGAATCGGTCGCTGAAAATCCCCACTCCCAAAACCTTTGGTATTGGAACCAAGGAGGAGATGGAGGCAGCCTATACCGCTTGCTGGACGAACGAGCAGGGGATGCTGGGTGTCGGCGGCGTGACGGATCAAGATGAGCTCCACGCTTATTTTGAAGAGATGTGGGCATGGTGA
- a CDS encoding aldehyde dehydrogenase family protein: MAEVNAKEYVGELVKRAKAAQKEFERTATDQLTIDKVVRAIGKTIYDAREELAKDAHEETKYGTIPMKVSKIIATTTSQWNIMRGKKSVGYIKNLRDEPGVKVMAKPMGVVGCVMPSTNPIVTIAANGMMSIKCRNACIIAPHPSAKNVSKKTVDMVRKEIEALGAPADLIQVIEPEYCSIQATDELLAQCDVNIATGGPGMVKAVYSSGRPGFGVGQGNCQEIICDDYEDLDRLAMLAINNRSYDNGVPCTSEQTMHVPAAMEEKFLEAMQKNGAYLVEGAELIEALRKVVFPDGEHINRDVVGRSPQVIGKMVGIEIPADRKTLLCKYTGCAQDDVLSKEILFPFIRYVTYTDFQDTVAAAVANLDMEGAGHNSCIWTNDPEKVEYAAHLLPVSRFNVNQTPFGINNGMPTTTTLGCGSWGNNSISENLAWYHLMNTTRVTVTLPNKRLWKEGDWDNFDECPVTEN; this comes from the coding sequence ATGGCAGAAGTCAATGCAAAGGAATATGTCGGCGAGCTGGTCAAGCGCGCAAAGGCAGCTCAGAAGGAGTTTGAGCGTACTGCCACCGATCAGCTGACCATTGATAAGGTCGTTCGGGCCATTGGAAAAACCATCTATGACGCCCGTGAGGAGCTGGCGAAGGATGCTCATGAGGAAACCAAGTACGGCACGATTCCCATGAAGGTCAGCAAGATCATTGCGACCACTACCTCTCAGTGGAACATTATGCGGGGTAAGAAGTCTGTTGGTTATATCAAAAATCTGCGGGATGAGCCGGGCGTCAAGGTTATGGCAAAGCCCATGGGGGTTGTTGGCTGTGTAATGCCCAGCACCAACCCGATTGTCACGATTGCCGCCAACGGCATGATGTCCATCAAGTGCAGAAACGCCTGCATTATTGCGCCCCATCCCTCTGCCAAGAATGTTTCCAAGAAAACGGTCGATATGGTCCGCAAGGAAATTGAAGCGCTGGGTGCCCCTGCTGACCTGATCCAGGTCATTGAGCCGGAGTACTGCAGCATTCAGGCCACGGATGAACTGCTGGCTCAGTGCGATGTGAATATCGCCACCGGCGGCCCTGGTATGGTCAAGGCTGTTTATTCCAGCGGCCGTCCCGGCTTCGGTGTGGGACAGGGCAACTGCCAGGAGATTATCTGCGACGACTATGAGGATCTGGATCGTCTGGCCATGCTGGCTATCAATAACCGTTCCTATGACAACGGCGTGCCCTGCACCAGCGAGCAGACCATGCATGTCCCCGCTGCCATGGAGGAGAAATTCCTGGAAGCGATGCAGAAAAATGGCGCATATCTTGTCGAGGGTGCTGAGCTGATTGAGGCACTGCGCAAGGTGGTATTCCCGGATGGCGAGCACATCAACCGGGATGTGGTGGGCCGCTCTCCCCAGGTCATCGGGAAGATGGTCGGCATTGAGATTCCTGCTGACCGCAAGACCCTGCTGTGCAAGTATACCGGCTGTGCGCAGGATGACGTACTGTCCAAGGAAATCCTCTTCCCCTTTATCCGTTATGTTACCTATACCGACTTTCAGGACACAGTTGCTGCCGCCGTGGCGAACCTGGATATGGAAGGCGCCGGTCATAACAGCTGCATCTGGACCAATGACCCCGAGAAAGTGGAATATGCCGCTCATCTGCTGCCAGTCTCCCGTTTCAATGTCAATCAGACTCCGTTTGGCATCAACAATGGCATGCCTACCACGACGACACTTGGCTGCGGCAGCTGGGGCAACAACAGTATCTCTGAGAATCTTGCTTGGTATCACCTGATGAATACCACTCGCGTTACCGTTACGCTGCCCAATAAGCGCCTGTGGAAGGAAGGGGACTGGGACAACTTTGACGAGTGCCCAGTTACTGAGAATTGA
- a CDS encoding aldehyde dehydrogenase family protein gives MADVNVKEYVRSLVQRAKAAQKEFERTATDQLTIDKVVRAVGKTIYDHREELAKDACEETKYGTVEMKINKILASTPGQWNVMRGKKSVGYIANLRDEPGVKVMAKPMGVVGCVMPSTNPIVTIGANGMMSIKCRNACIIAPHPSAKHVSLKTVNLIRKEIEALGAPADLIQVIEPEYCSIQATDELLSQCDVNIATGGPGMVKAVYSSGRPGFGVGQGNCQEILCDDYDDLAYMARMIVANRSYDYGVPCVSEQTIHVPAVREGEFLEAMQDAGAYLIEDADKIQKLREVVFPDGEHISRDVVGRSPQVVGGMIGIDVPEDRRILLCKYSGCAQDDVLSKEILFPLARYVTYTDFRGTVAAAVANLEQEGAGHNSCIWTYDEEKIEYAAHMLPVSRFQVNQTPAGIHNGLPSTPTLGCGTWGNNSISENLEWYHLMNTTRVTVTLPNKRGWKDGDWDCFEVCPVTED, from the coding sequence ATGGCAGATGTCAACGTGAAAGAGTATGTCAGGAGTTTAGTACAGCGTGCAAAAGCTGCACAAAAGGAATTCGAAAGGACAGCCACAGACCAACTGACCATTGACAAGGTGGTGCGAGCTGTTGGAAAGACGATCTATGACCATCGCGAAGAATTGGCGAAGGACGCCTGTGAAGAGACAAAGTATGGCACCGTTGAAATGAAGATCAACAAAATTTTGGCTAGTACACCTGGGCAGTGGAATGTGATGCGTGGCAAAAAGTCGGTGGGGTATATTGCAAACCTGCGGGATGAGCCAGGTGTCAAGGTCATGGCAAAGCCCATGGGGGTTGTTGGCTGCGTGATGCCCAGCACCAACCCGATTGTCACCATTGGAGCAAATGGCATGATGTCCATCAAGTGCAGAAATGCCTGCATCATTGCGCCGCATCCTTCAGCGAAACATGTCTCACTGAAGACGGTGAATCTGATTCGCAAAGAGATTGAGGCATTGGGGGCTCCTGCTGATCTGATTCAGGTCATTGAGCCGGAGTACTGTAGCATCCAGGCCACGGATGAACTGCTGTCCCAGTGTGATGTGAATATCGCCACCGGCGGCCCCGGTATGGTGAAGGCTGTTTATTCCAGCGGCCGTCCCGGCTTCGGTGTCGGTCAGGGCAATTGCCAGGAGATTTTGTGCGATGATTATGACGACCTTGCATACATGGCAAGGATGATTGTCGCCAATCGCTCTTATGACTATGGTGTTCCCTGCGTTAGTGAGCAGACGATCCATGTCCCTGCGGTCAGAGAGGGTGAATTCCTTGAGGCGATGCAGGACGCTGGAGCGTATCTCATTGAGGATGCCGACAAGATCCAAAAGCTCCGTGAGGTGGTGTTCCCAGATGGCGAGCATATCAGCCGCGATGTGGTGGGGCGTTCTCCCCAGGTCGTGGGCGGCATGATCGGCATAGATGTTCCGGAGGATCGCCGGATTCTGTTGTGCAAGTATAGCGGCTGCGCGCAAGATGATGTACTGTCCAAGGAAATTTTGTTCCCGCTGGCCCGCTATGTGACCTACACGGACTTCAGGGGCACCGTTGCCGCTGCCGTTGCCAACCTAGAGCAGGAGGGCGCTGGACATAACAGCTGCATCTGGACCTATGATGAAGAAAAGATCGAGTATGCTGCGCATATGTTACCGGTTTCTCGTTTTCAAGTCAACCAGACACCGGCGGGCATCCACAACGGACTGCCCAGCACGCCGACGCTTGGATGCGGAACTTGGGGGAATAACAGTATTTCCGAAAACCTGGAGTGGTATCATTTAATGAATACTACTCGCGTGACAGTCACGCTGCCCAACAAGCGGGGGTGGAAAGACGGCGACTGGGATTGTTTTGAGGTATGTCCTGTTACTGAGGATTGA
- a CDS encoding CaiB/BaiF CoA transferase family protein, with the protein MGRPVYEGLKVLDVTNNYAGPMAGSMLADYGAEVWHIEKPVLGDDNRFFPPMIDGISINYCTSNRGKKSVVLDLKDPRGAEAFKKLAAKADVLLESYRPGVMKKLGLSYEDLKEINPRLIYCSISAYGQTGPYASRPGYDVIAQAVSGIMEMTGEPDGQPTKIGPAIGDWMGALNAFGCIGTALYYRSICGRGQRIDISLARSLMWMAAKLDHGITGEVGTRTGNHHSNLAPYGIFTGNNNESVVIGVLSTNLWNKFCDVMGRPELAEDERFISNDKRVANKEILIDLIQEWLRTFAHVSDAVDRLMDAGIPCAKIYNMIDVDEDPHFNQCGWIANMPMADGMTSVRTRRFPADPFEFSEFSAEYRKAPALGENNHEVLGALGYSKKEIDEMEAEWEAKIKHKK; encoded by the coding sequence ATGGGAAGACCTGTTTATGAAGGACTGAAGGTGCTGGACGTCACAAACAACTATGCCGGTCCAATGGCCGGCTCTATGCTGGCGGACTATGGCGCTGAGGTCTGGCATATCGAAAAGCCGGTTTTGGGAGATGACAATCGTTTTTTCCCTCCAATGATCGATGGCATCAGCATCAACTACTGCACGTCCAACCGCGGGAAAAAGTCTGTGGTGCTGGATCTGAAAGATCCTCGCGGTGCGGAGGCATTCAAAAAGCTGGCGGCAAAAGCCGACGTCCTGCTGGAGAGCTATCGTCCCGGTGTCATGAAGAAATTGGGACTGAGCTATGAAGATTTGAAGGAGATCAATCCCAGGCTGATCTATTGCTCCATTTCCGCTTATGGCCAGACAGGGCCTTATGCCAGCCGGCCGGGATATGATGTCATCGCTCAGGCGGTTTCCGGCATCATGGAGATGACGGGAGAGCCGGATGGGCAGCCCACTAAAATCGGTCCCGCTATTGGGGACTGGATGGGAGCGCTGAATGCTTTCGGCTGTATCGGCACGGCGCTGTACTATCGCTCAATTTGCGGCCGGGGCCAGCGGATCGATATTTCGCTTGCTCGCTCCCTGATGTGGATGGCGGCCAAGCTTGACCATGGCATCACAGGTGAGGTGGGCACACGGACGGGTAATCACCACAGCAATCTGGCCCCTTACGGTATTTTTACTGGCAACAACAATGAGTCTGTTGTCATTGGCGTCCTGAGCACAAATCTCTGGAATAAATTCTGCGATGTGATGGGACGGCCAGAACTGGCGGAGGACGAGCGTTTCATCAGCAATGATAAGCGTGTGGCCAACAAGGAAATCCTGATCGACCTGATTCAGGAGTGGCTTCGGACATTTGCACATGTGAGCGATGCGGTTGACCGTTTGATGGATGCGGGGATTCCATGCGCTAAGATTTACAATATGATCGATGTGGATGAAGATCCCCATTTCAATCAATGCGGCTGGATTGCCAATATGCCGATGGCGGATGGAATGACAAGTGTTCGCACCCGGCGCTTCCCGGCAGATCCCTTTGAATTCTCGGAGTTCTCCGCGGAATATCGCAAGGCTCCCGCTCTGGGTGAGAACAATCATGAAGTACTGGGCGCACTTGGATACAGCAAGAAGGAAATTGACGAAATGGAAGCCGAGTGGGAAGCAAAGATCAAACATAAAAAATAA
- a CDS encoding MFS transporter, producing MSTPAVSLRNVNRSGILIRALIIMLSAGIVNAPSIFVTPLSALKGWDAEAVASAATLMGTFTVVGHFFGGILLSKIGSKLTTALGGLFICLAFVGTALVPAATPALLNVTYGAFFGMGVGFSYTPATYTAISWFPDKRGLASGLCMACNGGSASFLAPICANLVNVIGVEMAMILIGIILGGIILICSVSGFQQAPEGYVPAGYVPPASIGDETQLESWPAARAMKSRAFWQIALCLAAMPILYVVAYPRFTLFMTNAGIDTSYATMGVTVYAIANVAGRLGLGRLIDKTSYKFTYIWCTMFSILASLVMMRANSVGLFYLAYALLGIGFGATNCVYPVAISKSFGPKYGGSIYGTGMWAYMIFATLLMPQVNSAIVAATGSWNLVFAIAIILNLISLASMLLIPKVDRAPLKKP from the coding sequence ATGTCAACACCAGCAGTCAGTTTGCGCAATGTGAATCGTTCCGGAATTCTGATCCGTGCACTTATCATTATGCTTTCAGCGGGAATCGTGAATGCGCCTTCCATTTTTGTCACGCCACTATCCGCTCTGAAAGGATGGGATGCAGAAGCAGTCGCAAGTGCCGCCACCCTCATGGGCACGTTCACGGTTGTCGGACACTTTTTCGGCGGCATCCTGCTCTCCAAGATCGGCTCTAAGCTGACCACTGCACTCGGTGGATTATTTATCTGTTTGGCCTTTGTCGGTACTGCATTGGTTCCCGCAGCCACCCCTGCTCTGCTAAATGTGACCTATGGTGCATTTTTTGGAATGGGCGTCGGCTTCAGCTACACGCCCGCCACCTATACCGCCATCAGCTGGTTTCCTGATAAACGCGGTCTTGCCAGCGGACTGTGCATGGCCTGTAACGGCGGCTCCGCATCGTTTCTGGCTCCGATCTGCGCAAACCTCGTCAATGTAATCGGTGTAGAAATGGCTATGATCCTCATCGGGATCATCCTTGGCGGTATCATTCTAATCTGCTCTGTCAGTGGGTTCCAACAAGCCCCTGAAGGTTATGTGCCCGCAGGGTATGTCCCTCCCGCCAGTATCGGTGACGAAACACAGTTGGAAAGCTGGCCAGCTGCACGTGCCATGAAAAGCCGTGCATTTTGGCAGATCGCGCTCTGCCTTGCGGCCATGCCGATTTTGTACGTCGTTGCTTATCCCCGTTTCACACTCTTTATGACCAATGCCGGCATCGATACCTCTTACGCCACTATGGGCGTCACGGTCTATGCCATCGCTAACGTAGCAGGCCGGCTGGGTCTTGGCCGCCTGATTGATAAAACCAGCTATAAATTTACGTATATCTGGTGCACTATGTTCAGCATTCTGGCTTCTCTGGTCATGATGCGAGCCAATTCCGTGGGGCTCTTCTATCTGGCTTACGCCCTGCTGGGCATCGGCTTTGGCGCCACCAACTGCGTTTATCCTGTCGCCATCTCCAAGAGCTTTGGGCCCAAGTATGGAGGGAGCATTTACGGCACTGGCATGTGGGCTTATATGATTTTCGCCACGTTGTTGATGCCGCAGGTCAATTCCGCTATTGTGGCTGCCACTGGAAGTTGGAATCTGGTATTTGCCATTGCCATTATCTTGAACCTGATCTCTCTTGCATCTATGCTGCTGATTCCGAAGGTCGACCGTGCTCCACTGAAAAAACCATAG